In Nematostella vectensis chromosome 2, jaNemVect1.1, whole genome shotgun sequence, one genomic interval encodes:
- the LOC5521808 gene encoding serine protease 23: protein MLNDVVLRGLLVISLLCCFHMQCTTCDDRQDFPERSRKKDRQIARSDVISISIEEDSSNEEQLLKKMLSQMGSALENNKDTTRTRRAIFGQDNRVSVDASLEAQTYPYSTVVSLSSGCTGTLIGVQHVLTAAHCVHDGKKYLKASKNLKIGMLQRSGKFHWIKVRKIYFPKAWKKQSKQQRIKHDYAVLELRRPHSRPTMTVEPSALIRGSPMRFVGFHGDKWFNSMWRSQCRVAVVIKGALLSFCDGQKGISGSGVYVRSGVRNAVVGVVSAIGRGRLRGKQHVFNVAISIDARKVRNIKKWMQRMSRRRH, encoded by the exons ATGCTCAACGACGTGGTACTCAGGGGGCTGTTGGTGATAAGTTTGCTGTGTTGTTTTCACATGCAGTGTACTACCTGTGATGATAGGCAAGATTTTCCGGAACGATCTAGAAAAAAGGACAGACAAATTGCCCGGTCAGATGTTATAAGCATTTCAATTGAAGAAGACAGTTCAAATGAGGAACAACTCCTGAAGAAGATGCTCTCCCAGATGGGCTCAGCTCTAGAAAACAACAAAGATACCACTCGAACTCGCCGGGCTATCTTCGGCCAAGATAACCGAGTTAGCGTTGACGCGTCCCTCGAGGCACAAACGTACCCTTACTCTACAGTGGTCAGCTTATCCAGTGGCTGTACCGGGACGCTTATCGGGGTCCAGCATGTTCTAACTGCAGCGCACTGTGTTCACGACGGCAAGAAATACCTAAAGGCTTCAAAGAACTTGAAAATCG GTATGCTTCAGCGCTCCGGAAAATTCCACTGGATCAAAGTAAGAAAGATCTACTTTCCCAAGGCGTGGAAAAAGCAGTCAAAGCAGCAGCGAATCAAGCACGACTATGCCGTCTTAGAATTACGTCGTCCTCACAGCCGGCCCACAATGACGGTCGAACCGAGCGCACTTATCAGGGGGTCCCCTATGCGATTTGTGGGCTTCCACGGCGATAAGTGGTTCAACTCCATGTGGAGAAGCCAATGTAGAGTCGCTGTCGTCATCAAAGGAGCGCTTCTCAGCTTCTGTGACGGTCAGAAGGGTATTTCTGGTTCCGGTGTCTATGTTCGGAGTGGGGTGCGGAATGCTGTTGTGGGTGTGGTGTCTGCCATAGGGAGGGGCCGTCTTCGTGGAAAACAGCACGTGTTTAATGTCGCTATTTCGATTGACGCGCGAAAAGTGAGGAATATTAAGAAATGGATGCAACGGATGTCCAGGCGACGCCACTGA